One Ranitomeya imitator isolate aRanImi1 chromosome 1, aRanImi1.pri, whole genome shotgun sequence DNA window includes the following coding sequences:
- the LOC138647488 gene encoding uncharacterized protein produces MSSETFFYNASEAVEIVSKVTASSDFLHTPTQELKHRDLERETKRAINLELHTITIAEYLRVQRIPRGLRVPLQPTFFKEDKEYCTKFEQILNKCSFDLMTLTLSYLQKSLDTVNTQISALENQLSSTMSQEQYQEVKSKNQATLQSHRQELEKKKRAKFLRDTEDYLQNRVYQWRDKQHSYKRRTSQSSSGSTDSRTGFTNNSTTTPFLGNSRGRQKGRRGGGGQCRRGHKNPSDNQIPEPLVLHLVTLFGHPVLSTIMRCWHDTPEHDYGIVLLGTSLVRITIPRLIYVTHLDP; encoded by the exons ATGTCAAGTGAGACTTTCTTTTATAACGCTTCTGAAGCAGTTGAAATCGTTTCCAAAGTTACAGCATCGAGCGATTTCCTTCACACTCCCACTCAGGAGCTCAAGCACAGGGACCTGGAGAGAGAGACTAAGAGGGCGATTAATCTTGAATTACACACCATCACCATAGCTGAATACTTACGGGTTCAGCGCATCCCGAGGGGCCTGCGAGTCCCCCTCCAACCTACTTTCTTTAAAGAGGACAAAGAATACTGCACTAAATTTGAACAAATATTGAACAAATGTTCCTTCGACTTAATGACCTTAACTCTATCCTACCTACAAAAAAGTTTGGATACTGTAAATACTCAGATCTCCGCGTTAGAGAATCAACTATCAAGCACTATGTCACAGGAGCAGTACCAAGAAGTCAAATCCAAAAACCAAGCTACACTTCAAAGTCACCGACAAGAGCTGGAGAAGAAAAAGAGGGCAAAATTCCTGAGAGACACCGAGGACTACTTACAGAATCGAGTATACCAATGGAGGGACAAACAACATTCTTACAAACGACGCACCTCCCAAAGCTCTTCTGGCTCAACAGACAGCCGAACCGGTTTTACAAACAACTCTACTACAACCCCTTTTTTAGGGAACAGCCGAGGCCGGCAAAAAGGAAGACGAGGCGGGGGGGGGCAATGCCGCCGGGGACACAAGAACCCAAGTGACAACCAGATCCCAG AACCGCTAGTCCTGCACTTAGTCACTCTTTTTGGGCACCCCGTGCTATCCACG ATCATGAGATGTTGGCACGATACACCAGAGCACGATTATGGCATTGTTCTGTTAGGCACGTCTCTAGTACGCATCACGATACCTCGGCTTATCTACGTCACCCACTTAGATCCATAA